The following nucleotide sequence is from Mucilaginibacter sp. cycad4.
GGTGTTTTCATTTTTCCCTGTCCTTGTTACTGACGCAAAAAAATGAACCAGGACACACTTTGGATACTTGTTGGAAAAAAACTGAATAAGGAGGCTACCCCCGACGAGCTTCATCAGTTGGATATGCTGCTTAAGCAACCCTGGGCAGATGTTTATTCGATACAAATATTAGAAGCCATGTGGCAGCAAAACCCTGATCGGCCGCCCCGCTTTATTTCTCACAAACTTCAGCAAAAATGGGACAGGCTGGAAATTAAGCTTGATACCGGTAATACTGCTTCGAACGACCCGGTAAGTGAGGCCGGCATTTTGGTAAAAAAATCCAAACGCAGATTTATCCCGGTTACGGTAGCCGCAGCATGTTTGGTTTTTGGCTTGCTGTCGTTTTTTTACTGGAAATATTATTTCGGGAGCTATGATGTTAAAACCTACCAAATAACGGCGCCCCTGGGCAATGTCAGCAAAATAATACTGCCCGACGGTACAAAGGTATGGCTTAATGCAGGCAGTAAAATAGTTTATAAAACAAATTATGGCAACAAATGCCGGATGATCCAATTAACCGGAGAGGCATTTTTTGATGTGGTAAAGGATAGCGAGCATCCATTTATTGTAAATACCGCTGCCATGCAAATAAAAGTTTTAGGCACAGCTTTTAATGTACGTTCTTATGCAGATGATAATGTTTCAGAAACATCCCTGATCAGGGGACGGATAGAGCTTACTCCCGCATCAAACCCTGATCATACCATCATATTAAAGCCTTCCGAAAAATTAACTATCCCAAACAAGATCAGATCTCATCGGGATGAAAACAATATGCTTATCACCTTAAGTGCCCTGCACACGGCAAAAAACGACTCATTACCCGCAGAAGCCCAGTGGCTTGAAAATAAGCTTGTATTTGATAACGAATACTTTGATGAGGTTGCCAAAAAAATGGAAAGGTGGTACAGCGTTTCCATCTCCTTTAAAAACGAACAATTAAAGCAGAAAAGGTTTAGCGGAAAATTTACAAAAGAGTCATTAAATACAGCCCTGGACGCGCTTAAAGCTACCAGCGATTTTAACTTTTTAATTGATAACGGAAAAGTAATTATTTATTAACCAATAATTTTTAACCTGAAAATATGCGTATGATAAAACTTGACCCATAAACCTCCATTAAACCAAAAAAGCGGAGAATGTTGACGCATTCCCCGCAATGATTGGTACCCAACTACGAGTCTTCTTAAACCAATAATTAAAGTAACCTAAATACTAAATTATGAAAAAAAATGCTTGCCGCGTAAGCAATATGCGGTTGCGATGCTATTTAAAAATATTTCTTATGGCAAAGTGTACCCTGATCCTGATACTCATATCTTCATTTCAGGTTTTTTCAAAAGGCTACGGTCAAAACAGGATCAACATCAATCTTCGTGATGTGTCTGTAAAAAGCGCGCTTATAGAAATTGAAAAAGCAAGTACCTACCGTTTCGTTTATAATGATGATGCTTTAAATGCATTGCATGTTGGCGATGTAAACCTGGTTAACGCCTCTATAGCTGAAGTAATGGACAGATTGTTAACCCAAACGGGGCTTACCTATAGGGTAGACAGCAACAACCTGGTTATCATCAGTGATAAAAAGCCGCAAACGGCGCTTATACCCATTACCGGCCTGGTGGCGGATGATAAGGGCCCTTTGCCGGGCGTGAGTGTGAAGATAAAAGGCACTAATTTGGGTGTCCTGACGGATAATAACGGAAAGTTCACGATTAATGTACCCGACAATAATGCCGTACTGGTATTCACATTTGTGGGGTATGTTTCAACCGAAGTAACAGTTGGCGACCGTAAAAACATTAACATAACGCTTAAAGAATCGGCAACCGACCTGAACGAGGTTATAGTAACCGGTTATGGCCAGTCGGTAGCCAAGCGTGACCTTACCGG
It contains:
- a CDS encoding FecR domain-containing protein; the protein is MNQDTLWILVGKKLNKEATPDELHQLDMLLKQPWADVYSIQILEAMWQQNPDRPPRFISHKLQQKWDRLEIKLDTGNTASNDPVSEAGILVKKSKRRFIPVTVAAACLVFGLLSFFYWKYYFGSYDVKTYQITAPLGNVSKIILPDGTKVWLNAGSKIVYKTNYGNKCRMIQLTGEAFFDVVKDSEHPFIVNTAAMQIKVLGTAFNVRSYADDNVSETSLIRGRIELTPASNPDHTIILKPSEKLTIPNKIRSHRDENNMLITLSALHTAKNDSLPAEAQWLENKLVFDNEYFDEVAKKMERWYSVSISFKNEQLKQKRFSGKFTKESLNTALDALKATSDFNFLIDNGKVIIY